The DNA window TTCCGTCAGGGGGATTGCATAGATTCAATCAAGCCCCCGCACCGGATGAAATTCCGATCGTAGGTCGAGAAATAGCCGATTGGGAAGCAGAAATCGGTCGCCTTTACATCCAAGGAGCAAAAGAGTTAGACGAAGCCAAGCGCAAAGTTATCTATGCTGAAACGCAACGTATAAGTCAAGAGTATTTGCCTTTTATTTACTTAGTTAATCCGCTTTCTCTGGCGGCTGTACGGAATGAGATAGAAGGTGTGAATTTCTCCGGATTGGGTGGCTTACTCTGGAACATTGCCGAACTCAAAATTAATAAAAATAGCCCCAGAGATTCTCAAAAGTATCCTGAGTAGAAGATACTAGGGCTGATTATCTAAAGAAACTAGCGTGACATAACAATATGCTCTTAACTAAGATTTTTTCCCCTATTACTCGCTGTCGTTGGTTTGTAGTTTTGATGGCGGCGATTGTAGCCATATCGCTTACCAGTTGCAATCCAGCCAAATTTAAAAAAGATGGCGATCGCGTCTCTCAGCTAGTCGTCCGCCTCTCCACCGAACCAAAAACATTTAACTACGCCCTCAGCCAAGAATCACCTAATGTTTTTAATTTCATTTATGAGGGTATGATTGCTGAAAATGGCAAAACTGGAGAAATTGAGCCAGGTCTAGCTGAATCTTGGGAAATTTCGCCGGATTCTAAGCAGATAATCTTTACATTGCGAGCAGGATTGAAATGGTCTGATGGGCAACCGTTAACGGCTGATGATGTTATTTTTACCTTCAATGACATCTATTTAAACGAGAAAATTCCCACAGACACCAGAGATGGTCTGCGAATTGGCCAAAGTCGCGCCTTGCCCACTGTAAAGAAATTAGACGATCGCCGTATAGAATTCACTGTACCGGAACCATTTGCCCCCTTACTTAGAGCCGCTGGAGGAGCGGCAATTTTACCAAAACACGCCCTAGAAGAATTCATAAAAACTAAAGACAAAGATGGTAAACCTCGCTTTCTATCAACTTGGGGAACCGATACAGATCCTCAAAAAATTGTTAGCAACGGCCCCTACAAACTAGAAAGCTACCAAGCTACTCAGCGCGTCACTTTTCGTCGCAATCCCTATTACTGGAGACGTGACGAACAGGGAAATTCCCAACCATATATCGAGCGGATTGTCTGGCAAATTGTCGAGCAAAGCGATACAGCTTTAATACAATTCCGCTCCGGACAATTGGATATTATCGAAATTAGGCCCTCAAGTTTTCAGTTATTAAAGCGGGAGGAAAAGCGAGGAAACTTTAGCATCCAAAATGCTGGGCCGGACACTGGCACAATTTTTATTTCTTTCAATCTCAACAAAGGAAAAAGAAACGGCAAACCTCTGGTAAACCCGATCAAATCTCGCTGGTTCAATACAGTTGCGTTTAGACAGGCAGTTGCCTATGGGATCGATCGCCAAACCATGATCAACAACATATATCGGGGTTTGGGCGAACCGCAAAACTCACCCATTTCCGTGCAAAGTCCCTACTACCTTACTCCTCAAGAAGGGCTCCCAACCTACGACTACAATCCCGAAAAAGCCAAGCAATTACTATTAGGAGCGGGATTCAAATATAACAACAAAAACCAGCTGTTAGATGCTGATGGTAACCGGGTGCGCTTCTCGCTGCTATCGCCTGCTACTGGCGGTAGGGATAGCATAGGTTCCCAAATTAAGGGAGATTTAGAAAAAATCGGCATTCAAGTCGATTTGACTCCCCTTGATTTCGGCGCACTTGTAGACAAACTTTCCAACACCCTCGATTGGGAATGCCATTTACTTGCTTTTACCGGAAGTACCGAACCGCACAGCGGTTTTAATATCTGGTCTCCTGACGGGGGATTGCACAGTTTTAACCAAAAACCTCAATCGGGACAAACACCTATAGAAGGACGGGAAATTAGCGATTGGGAGAAAAAAATCGGCGATCTTTACATTCAGGCAGCACGAGAATTAGATGAAGCCAAACGCAAAGCTATTTATGGGGAAACTCAAAAGTTAGCGCAAGAATATCTGCCGTTTATTCATTTAGTTAACCCGCTGGCTTTGGCGGCAGTTCGCAATAATATTCAAGGTGTAAAATATTCGGCTCTGGGAGATTACCGTTGGAATGTATACGAATTCAAAACAATTGAAAATTAATCATTTTGCAGTTCATCGTTAATAATTAGAGGTGATTAGCAATGAGGCGCTGGGTTGTTGTTCAAATTACGCTGATTTTGGCGATCGCACTCACTGGTTGCAACCCAGCCCAACTCGTAAATACTGCCCCTGTTTCCCAGTTAGTTATCGCCATTCTCAGCGAACCCAAGACTTTTAACCCGGCATTAGTCCTGGCATCGCCTAATATTCTCAGCCTCACCTATGAAGGTTTAATTGCCGAAAACGGACGCGGTGAAATCATACCTGCCCTTGCCGAATTTTGGCAAATTTCCGAAGACAAAAAGCGAATTATTTTTACTTTACGGGGGGGATTGAAGTGGTCAGATGGGCAACCGCTCACGGCAGATGATGTTATTTTCACATATAAAGATGTCTACCTCAACGAAGCACTTCCTATTGGTGTAATAGATATTTTCCGCATTGGCGATCGACTAACTTTACCCAGCGTTCGCCAACTAGACGATCGCCGAATTGAATTTACGACAAGCGAGCCTTTTGCGCCCTTCCTTCGTGCCACAGGCTTGCCAATTTTACCGCGTCATACTTTGCAGTCAGCAGTACAAACAAAAGACAAAGAAGGAAATTTCCAACTGTTGAGAACTTGGGACAACAGCACTCCACCAGAACAAATTATTGTTAATGGCCCTTATCGTTTAGAGAAGTATAACACTAGCGGCGAACGGCTGATATTTCGCCGCAATCCCTACTATTGGCGCAAAGATGCCCAAGGCAAACAACAGCCTTATATTGAGCGAATAATTTGGCAAATAGTTACATCTACCGATACATCTTTGCTACAGTTTCGTTCCGGGGGATTAGATGCCATTAATGTGCAACCGGATTATTTTTCTTTGCTCAAACGAGCGGAAAAACAAGGAGATTTTACCATTTATAATGGTGGTTCTGCATACAGCGACACATTTATCAGTTTTAATCTCAATCAAGGACGCCGAAACGGACGCCCCCTAGTTGACCCGATTAAGTCTCGCTGGTTTAATAAAGTGGAGTTTAGACAAGCGGTTGCTTATGCGATCGATCGTCAGCGAATGATTAACAATATTTTTCAGGGACTGGGTGAGATGCAAAATTCATCTATTTCCGTGCAAAGTCCCTATTATCTTTCGCCTGAAGCTGGATTAAAAGTCTACAATTACAATCCCGAACAAGCCAAACAATTACTTTTACGAGCCCAATTCAAATACAATCATAAAGGCGAACTGCTGGATGCTGAAGGCAACCGAGTTCGCTTCACCTTAATTACCAATGCGGGAAATAAAATTCGGTCAGCAATGGCAGTCCACATAAAGCAAGACTTGAGCAAAATCGGCATTCAAGTAGATCTAAACCTAATAGATTTTAGTGTTTTGGGAGAAAAGTTGGGTAGCTCCTTGGATTGGGATTGTTATTTATTGGGTTTTGGTGGTGCGATCGAACCGAATGACGGATTTAATATTTGGTCTTTGTCTGGTGCATCCCACACATTCAATCTACAACCTCAAACAGGACAAACTCCCATCACAGGGAGAGAAGTAGCAGAATGGGAACAAAAAATTGCCAATCTCTACATTCAAGGCGCAACGGAGTTAGATGAAACGAAACGCCAAGAAATTTATGCAGAAACTCAACGCCTTACCCAAGAATACTTACCATTTATTTACTTGGTAAACCCGCTGGCGATGGCGGCAATACGCAATAAAATTAAAAATGTAAAATACTCAGCCATAGGAGGAGCTTTCTGGAATATTTACGAGCTGATAGTCAAATAAAATGTAGTGTAAATCAACTAAGTCATCAATCTAAAATTTAAAAGCAAAATGATTTCTGCTATCTCCTCTAATTTCCGTCGTTGCCTCTCAGCTTTACTGGTGCTAATTCTAGCCTTAACTTGTCAGTTTGCCCTGACTGGCTGTCGGGTCGCGCAGTTCAAAACAAAATCTGCACAAGTCTCGCAACTGGTACTGACTGCCCTTACCGACCCCAAAACTTTTAATCCCGCACTCAATCAAGAATTTCCCAACATTTTTCTGTTTGCTTTTGATAGGTTGACTACAGAAAATGGCGTCACGGGTGAAGTAGAACCAGCTTTAGCTGAATTCTGGGAAATTTCTCAGGACAAAAAGCGAGTAGTGTTTACCCTGCGGGAGGGATTGCAATGGTCGGATGGGCAACCGCTGACAGCAGATGATGTCGTTTTCACCTTTGAAGATGTCATTTTTAACAAACAAATTCCTACTGATTTTAAAGATAGCTTTAAAATCGGTGCCAGCGGGGCTTTTCCAAAAGTTCGTAAAATCAGTAATCGCCAAGTAGAATTCATTTTGCCAGAGCCTTTTGCCCCTCTTTTGCGAGCAGTTGCAGGGCCAGAAGGTGTGTCGATTTTGCCCAAACATATTTTACAAGCATCTGTACAAACTAAAGGTTCAGACGGAAATCCTCGGTTTATATCTACTTGGGGAACGGATACCGACCCAACTAAAATTGTGGTAAATGGGCCATATCAACTGGAAAGTTTATCTCCCGGTCAACGGTTGGTATTTCGCCGCAATCCCTACTATTGGCGCAAAGACGAACAAGGCAACCAAATGCCTTACATTGAAAGGATTATTTGGCAGTTTATTGAAAATACAGACACCCAGTTGCTGGCGTTTCGTTCTGGCGATTTAGATGTCATGGGTGATGTGCGTCCGTTACGTCCGGAATATTATTCTTTGTTGAAGAAGCAAGAAAAGCAAGGTAAATTTAAAGTTTATAACGGTGGCCCTTGGTCTGGCACGACTTACATTACTTTTAATCTGAGTAAGGCGAGGGATAAAAATAATCGTCCGTTTGTCGATCCAATTAAGTCTCGCTGGTTTAATAATTTGGCATTTCGGCAGGCAGTTGCTTATGCGATCGATCGCCAAAAAATGCGCGACAATATCTTTCGGGGAATTGGCGAATTGCAAAATTCACCGATTTCCGTACAAAGTCCCTACTACCTCAAAGATGGATTAAAAGTTTACAATCACAATCCAGAAAAAGCAAAACAACTATTGATATCTGCGGGTTTTAAGTATAACGATCGCGGAGAACTTCTCGATGCTGATGGCCATCGCGTGCGCTTTACATTCCTGACTAATTCCGGCAACAAAATTCGCGAAGCAATTGGCGCTCAAATCAAAGATGACCTTAGCAAAATCGGCATTCAAATTGACTTTACCCCTATTAATTTTAACACGCTAATCGATAAAATTAATACTTCGCGAGATTGGGAAGCGCACATGATCGGATTTACAGGTGGAATCGATCCGCACGGTTTAACAAATCTGTGGACTAGCAGAGGAGGTTCCCACACATTCAACTTAGCACCTCAACCCGGTCAACCTCCTATTAAAGGCTGGCAACCGCTGGACTGGGAGTTAGAGATCGATCGCCTTTTCGCAGCAGGAGCGAGAGAATTTGACGAAACCAAACGCCAAGCGATTTATGCAGAATTTCAGCGCATTGTACAAGAACAGTTACCTGTGATTCATTTAGTTAATGAAACTGCTTTGATGGCAGTGCGAGATCGCGTCCAAGGAGTCAAATACACTGGCTTACCCAGTTGGGGATTGTGGAATATTCAAGAACTTAAAATTGTCAACAAATAAAAGGCTTTTGAGACTCCCCGCGATAAATCGATGCTTATTCTCGATTCGCGGAGAGTCCTTGTCTAGACTCAGTAATGAGTCTAGAGGTTTTTTGGTAATCTTTATGTTATAGTGAATGGTGTTTATCGTTCATTTTCATTGCTTGTAGCTAATTCAATCAACTATAAGCAATCAACAACGAACCATGAACAATAGATATCTCCAGAAAAAACTCTCAAAAGCAGGCAAGATGCCTACCACACAATAATTTTTGGAAATGTCTAATGAACAATGAACGACGGATAGAAAAAAACACCCATGAAGAGAACTATAGATTGGAAGCAAACTTTCTGGATTACCGCCGGTTTATTACCTTCGATTCTGATTAGCATAGGCCCAGTAGTTGCTGTTGTTGGCACACCTTCCATACTGATCTGGACGCTATCAACTTTAATCGGTTTCGCGCAGCTATTTTTATACGCAGAACTGGCTGCTATCTTTCCCAACAAAACAGGAGGTGCTGCTGTCTACGCTGCTGTCGCATGGCTTCGCTACGGCAAAATTTTTGCGCCGATCAATGTTTGGTGCTACTGGATAACTTGGTCTTCAGCACTCGCAGTTACAGCAGCTTTGGCGGGAAATTATATTGTTAATGGTTTTTTTGCAGGTACGCCATTAGCAAATTTCTCGATTACCCTGCTTGACCTTTCTGCAATCTTGCCAGGAATTAAGTTCAAACTTGATGCCATAATTCTGTGCAGTGCAGCAATTATGCTAGTCGCTTTTTATTTGCAGCATCGCGGACTTCTCCAAACGGCAAGGATACAGTTTGCGTTGGCGCTTCTATCTATAATTCCATTATTTTTGTTGACGATCGTACCTTTGTTGACTGGAAAGATCGATCTAACTCACTTCACACCTTTCATCCCCAAAGATACAACCAGTTGGTCTAGTGCAGCTGCGTTCACCTTGTTGATGGGGGGGATGTTTATGGCAGGCTACATTACCTACGGCGCTGAAATTGCAGTTTGTTATGTCAGCGAATTTAAAGACCCTGCTAGGGATGGCATCCGAGCTATTATCTTAATCGGGGTGACAGCGGCTGTAAGCTTTGTGATTTTCCCTTTCACTTTCTTGGGCGCGTTGGGGATGGAAAATGTTACAGATCCAGCTTTTGCAGCGGGAGATCCCCAAGCAGCAGTCGTCAAACTAGCAGCGATCGCATTTGGAACTGGGTCTGGTAAATTGCTAACGCTGATGCTGATCTTAGCTATGGTACTCGGTATCGTCACAGCAATGTCCAGCAGTTCCAGAACTTTATACCAAGCAGCAGTAGATGGTTTGTTCCCCAAATTTTTGGGTACGCTAAATCATCACGGTGTTCCAGTTGCAGCAATGTGGGCAGACCTCATTTTTAACTTGGTTTTGCTAACTTTAGGAAATCCTATTTTTGTGGTCGCTGCTTGCAGTGTGGCGTACTTTATCTGCATCTGTATGGATTTAAATGCTGTCTGGATGCTGCGACAACAACGGCCAAGTCAACCTCGGAGTTTCCGCGCACCGGATTGGCTTGTTTATGGGGGAATACCAGTTCTCACTGTACTCAATCTATCATTCATGTTTTTTGGCGCTAATGTTTTCGATCCGAATGCTTTGTGGTATGGCTTGGGAGCAATATTATTCATTTTTCCCATTTTCTTCTACAGGCACTATCTAGTTGATAAAGGTGTCTGGCCGGAATCAGCCCAAAAGCATTTTGATATTAGTGAATAGGGAGAGGGGAAAGGGAGAGCGGGGGAGTGGGGGAGTGGGGGAGTGGGAGAGAGAGAAAATTAATCTCTTTCCTCTTCCCATACCCCCAGTCCCTTTTTTTTGACTTTTGACTTTTGACTTTTGACTTTTGACTTTTGACTTTTGACTTTTGACTTATTTATTTTTACCTTCTGCTGGGGGATCTTTTTCTGATGATTCCACTTCGTCTTCGGGCTTACTTATCTCTTGTTTAAAACCGCGCAAAGTTTTAGCTAAAGCGGTGCCCATTTCCGGAATTTTCTTGGGGCCGAAAATTATAATTGCAACTATGGTAATAACGCCGAGTTCTGGCAATCCTAAACCAAACATATCAATCTCCTGTGAATTAATGGGAATGGGGAATGGGGAATGGGAGATGCTTACTGTACAAGCCTTTGGGCAAAAACATCAGTTTTAGTTATCATATGGAGTGGGCTGACATCATTGGTGGCATCATTATTTTATGGTTGAACGTGCAGAAAGTATTTTTTCTCCCTGCCTCTCTGTTAAAATTTTAAAAAAAATAAAAATGCCAGAAACCCTCAGACCTTCTCTTCGCGAACAACAACACCCCCTGATTCGCCAGCTCGCCGACTGCATCGAGTCCACCTGGAAGCAATATCTGGACTTGGAACCGTACCACCTACCAGCTGAGTTGGGATATGTGGAAGGGCGACTGGAGGGAGAAAAGCTCACTATTGAAAATCGCTGCTATCAAACGCCGCAATTCCGCAAAATGCACTTGGAATTGGCCAAAGTAGGTGCAAATTTGGATATATTGCATTGCGTGATGTTTCCCCGTCCGGAATACCCGTTGCCTATGTTTGGCACGGACTTGGTGGGAGGTAGGGGACAAATTAGTGCGGCGATCGCAGATTTGTCTGCCACGAGTCCCGATCGCAGTTTATCACCAGAATACAAAAATGCCCTCGCCGCCTTACCCGATGTAAACTTTTCTCAGCCCCGCGAGCTGCCAGAGTGGGGCGATATTTTTTCCGAATTCTGCTTGTTTATCAGACCCGGTAATGTGGAGGAAGAAGCTTTGTTTCTACAACGGGTGCAGGCATTTTTAGAGATTCACTGTCAGCAGGCGCGACGCCAATCCCCCGTATCTTCCGATGAAGAACGCGATCGCATCCTCGCCGGACAACGCTATTATTGCACCAAGCAGCAAAAAAATGATAAAACTCGACGGGTGCTGGAAAAAGCCTTTGGCTGCGAATGGGCCGAAAATTACATGACCGCAGTTTTATTCGATTATCTTTAACTGCATCACCTATCTGGAGGAAGTGCGATCGGCTCTGTAAAGATTACTTTGAAAGATGGGATTGGGGCAGGGGTCATGGGTAATGACATAGGAGGTTAAACCTATCTATGTAAAATCTCGTGTTTATCTCTGGTTAAAAATACCTAAAACTTGCATTTCGATCTGCTTCAAAAGCTCAGTGGTGTCCCCTACCAAAACAGTCCGATATTAGATGTGTCAAAATCACACAACTTCCTAAAAAATCATGGGGGAAGAAACGCAGTTAAAGGATTGGCTATTCGTAAAACTGACAGGCCGCTGGATATTAATTCTAGCCGTTGCTGCCTCTCTGGGCACTACCGCCTTGGGTTTATACAAGTTTAACGAATTCAAGAACGCACAAAACAAACAGCCAGAACCCGTCGCCACCGCGCCAGCAAAAATCGAGGTGACAGCCTTGGGGCGTTTAGAACCGCAAGGCGAACTGATAAAACTCTCTGCGCCTAGTTCTTTGGAAGGAACGCGGGTGGCACGCTTGCTGGTGAAACAGGGAGATAAAATTGAAAACGGGCAAATAATTGCCTTTTTGGATAGCTACGAACAGCGTTTGGCATCTTTGGAAGAAGCCAAAAGACAAGTGCAAATTGCCCAAGCTAATCTGGCTAAAGTAAAAGCTGGGGCAAAAGCGGGGGAAATTGGGGCGCAGAAAGCTGAAATCACTCGCTTGCAAGCACAACTGGATGGAGAGAAGAAAACTCAACTCGCCACCATCGCCAGACTGCAAGCACAACTGGATGGAGAGAGAAAAACTCAACTCGCCACCATCGCCAGACTGCAAGCGCAACTCGATGGGGAAAAGAACGCTCAAAAGGCAGCTATTGCTAGGCTGCAAGCGCAACTCGATGGGGAGAGGAAAACTCAACTTGCCACCATCGCCAGACTGCAAGCGCAACTCGACGGGGAAAGGAAAACTCAACTTGCTACTATTGCGAGATTGCAAGCGCAACTGGATGGGGAGAGAAAAACTCAACTTGCTACTATTGCGAGATTGCAAGCTCAGCAGAACAATGCGGTAGCGGAATTTGAACGCTATCAAATCCTATACAAACAAGGTGCTATCGACACTTCCAGATTTGACAGTAAACGTTTGGAATTGGAAACTTCCCAACAGCAGGTAAATGAAGCGCAAGCTAGTCTGAAAAGGACTCTGGAAACTCTGATTCAGCAAATTAATGAGGCGCAAGCTACCCGCAACCAAAGTGAGGGAACTTTGCGAGAGCAGATTAATGAAGCTAAAGCTAATTTGACGAAGACCGATCGAACTTTGATTGAGCAGATTAATGAAGCTAAAGCTAATTTGACGAAGACCGATCGAACTTTGATTGAGCAGATTAATGAAGCTAAAGCTACGCTGATCAAGACAGAACAAACTTTAGTTGAGCAGATTAATGAAGCCCAATCGACGCGCAGCCAAACTATAAATACTTTGCTCGAACAAATCGAGCAGGCTAAAGCAACTTTAAACCAAATTGCCGAGGTGCGCCCGACGGATGTGCAAGCGGCGCAAGCGGAGATCGATAAAGAGATGGCTACAGTCAGAAAGGCACAGACAGATTTGGATTTGGCTTCTGTGCGATCGCCCCTCGTCGGTCAGGTTTTGAAAATTAATGCCCGTCCCGGCGAACGCATCGGCGATAATGGCATTATCGAACTCGGACAAACTGACCAAATGTATGTAGTGGCAGAAGTTTATGAAACCGAAATCGATCGGGTGCGTTTGGGTCAACCGGCTAGTGTTTCTAGCAGCGCTTTCACTGGTAAATTAAAAGGAACTGTTGACCAACTCGGTTTAAAAATAGGCAAGAAAAATATTCTTAATGATGACCCCGCAGCCGATCAAGATGCTAGAGTCGTGGAAGTAAAAATTCGTCTCGACGAATCCGATAGCAAGCGAGTCGCCGGCTTGACTAACTTGCAGGTGGAAGTGGCAATTGATGTTTCGCCGACCTCATCTAATAATACGGATATTCCAGAGATATCTCCAGCGGGGGAACGGGGGAGTGGGGGAGCAGAGAAACAATCAATTATGAACAATCAACTATGAAAGTACCTCTAGCATGGCTCCAACTGACTCGCGAAAAAATGCGCCTCGTAGTTGCACTGGCAGGGATCGGTTTTGCCGACTTGCTTATGTTTATGCAACTGGGTTTTAAAACTTCTTTGTTTGAAAGTGCGATCGCTATTCACAAGCGCTTTCAAGGAGACTTGGTTTTAATCAGTCCTCGCTCGGAATTTATCGCCCAAATGGTGAGCTTTCCTCGCACTCGTTTGTATCAAGCGAAAGGATTTGAAGGTGTAGAATCGATTAGCTATTTGTATATTGCACCGGGAAAATGGAAAAATCCAGCTAATCCCAGTTACAATCGCTCGATATTTATTTTCGGTTTCGATCCGGAAAGACCAGTTTTTGATATGCCAGAAGTTAATCAGCAACTGGATAGGATAAAATTGCCGGATGTTTATCTATTTGACCGCAAATCTAGGGCTGAATTTGGGCCTGTGGCCGAGCAATTTGAAAAAGGAAATCCTGTTGTAACTGAATTAAGCGATCGCAAAATCAAAATAGGAGGATTGTTTGACCTTGGCGTGTCGTTTGCAGCCGATGGGAATGTCATCACCAGCGATTTGAATTTTATTCGCGTTACCAAACGCTCTATGGACACAATTGATGTGGGTTTTATCAAACTAAAACCGGGTGCAGACCCGCAAGCTGTCCTGGAAAATATGCAGAAAAAGTTGCCCGACGACGTGAAAGTGCTGACGATGGAAGGGTTTATTCAAATGGAGAAAAAATACTGGGAAACCGGCACAGCGATCGGCTTTATTTTTGGTTTGGGTGTAGCGATGGGATTTATTGTTGGCATCGTGATTGTTTATCAAATACTTTATACCGATGTGGCAGATCATTTGCCTGAATATGCTACACTAAAGGCTATGGGATATACCGACTTGTATCTTTTAGGTGTGGTATTCCAAGAAGCAATTTTACTTTCAATATTAGGCTACATTCCCGGATTTGTGATTTCTTTGGGATTGTACAATCTCGCTAAAAGTGGCACTGGTTTACCGATGGGAATGACCTTCGATCTGGCATCAACAGTGTTTGTATTAACGGTCGTGATGTGCTTTGTATCGGGTGCAATAGCAGTGCGTAAACTACAAGGCGCAGATCCGGCGGATATCTTTTAATATCAAGTCAAAAGTCAAAAGTCAAAAAAGAGAATGGGCTAGTGGGACTTGACCGCTTATAAATAAACAACGAACAATCACCAATGAGCAATCAACCAGTTGTTTTAATTGAAAATCTCAACCATTACTTTGGGCAAGGTTCCCTCAAAAAACAAGCTTTATTTGATATTAACCTAGAATTAAGAAGGGGAGAAGTTGTCATCTTAACCGGGCCGTCAGGGTGTGGAAAAACCACCTTACTAACGTTAATTGGGAGTTTGCGATCGCCTCAAGAAGGCAGCTTGAAAATTTTAGGCCGAGAAATGCGGGGTGCCGGCAAAAAACAACAAGTAGAAATTCGTCGGCAGATTGGCTATATTTTCCAAGCACATAACTTGCTGAAATGCTTAACTGCCGAACAAAATGTGCGAATGTCGATGGAACTGCACAATGGCATTTCTGTACGAGAAGTGAAAGCAAAATCGGTGGCTATGCTAGAGGCTGTAGGCTTGGGAAATCGAGTCGATTACTATCCGGATAACCTTTCTGGGGGACAAAAACAACGGGTAGCGATCGCACGCGCCTTAGTAAGTCATCCCAAATTAGTTTTAGCAGACGAACCCACCGCTGCGCTAGACAGCAAATCAGGTCGCGATGTCGTGGAATTAATGCAGCGTTTGGCCAAAGAACAGGGGTGTACCATCTTAATGGTGACTCACGACAACCGCATTTTAGATGTAGCCGATCGCATCGTTAGTATGGAAGACGGTCGTTTGATCCAAGATACAACCGCAGCCCTTGCATCTCATAGTTAGCCGACAGGAGAATTTTTTACAGGACTTACGCCTCTTGTGACTCAATTGATATCAAAAAACTATAACCCATTGCTTTATTGGACTATTGCCTGCCATAAATGCGTTTTCGATCGCACCGCTCGGTTTCGGAATAACCACGCGGGCGCTGATGCAAATCGGGTTAGTCTGAGCAATTTTAGATTTTAGATTGAGGATGAACGGTAAAAATGCGTTGCAGTACACCCAATCCCCAATCCCCAATCTTACCAGAAGCCAATTCTAAACCGCCGTTTTTAGCGCAAGCGATCGCACTCCTAATGAAATCATTGTCTTAGTTACACCTAACATCATTGATGAATAGTTTTTCGGAGTTCTATCCACGCTGCACTTGAGGGCGAACTACTTACCTGCGTTTTTATTATTAATTGGATTCGGTTTAGCATTAGTGGGATTCGGTTTAGCATTAGTGGGATTCGGTTTAGCCCCAGCAGCTGGCGCTTTCTTCTGAGCTGGCGGCGTTCCGCGTTTGGGCGGCGGCGGTGGCGGGTCAGGTAACCCCCCTGGCCCTCCTCTTTTAGTGGCAAAACTAACATTTACCCCTTCATTAGATTGCTCTATCACCAGCAAAGGAGTAGGTTTAGCCTTCTGATCCCATTGCATATGTACAATGCGACCTTGAATCGTCGGTTGCCAAGTATCGTGGTCATCGGTCGGACTCAAGAAAGTTTCGATGCAATCGATGATTTGATTGATCGTCTGAGAAGTTGCTTGAGTCGGTAACTTCATTAAACGGATTTGAATGCGGAAAAGAACTCCTTTTTTCGACTTGGGGTTGTCTGCTACTTGATACTCCACATCAAACATTTCATCTACTTGCCGTCCCGCATTAGCGGTACTACCAGTAGCCGCAGTTGGTGCAACTTGAGAGGGACGCAGCGCCTGGGAAATTTTATCTTTGACCTTCACCTTAATTTGATTGACAACTGCAAAGTGGAAGACTTCCTCTGCCATCCGCATCCGCAAATAATCCAGGTT is part of the Aerosakkonema funiforme FACHB-1375 genome and encodes:
- a CDS encoding DevA family ABC transporter ATP-binding protein, giving the protein MSNQPVVLIENLNHYFGQGSLKKQALFDINLELRRGEVVILTGPSGCGKTTLLTLIGSLRSPQEGSLKILGREMRGAGKKQQVEIRRQIGYIFQAHNLLKCLTAEQNVRMSMELHNGISVREVKAKSVAMLEAVGLGNRVDYYPDNLSGGQKQRVAIARALVSHPKLVLADEPTAALDSKSGRDVVELMQRLAKEQGCTILMVTHDNRILDVADRIVSMEDGRLIQDTTAALASHS